The following proteins are encoded in a genomic region of Desulfosoma sp.:
- a CDS encoding response regulator — protein sequence MEPFHVLLVDDEKEFATTLSERLEIRGLKVSVAFNGNDALRWMEEKRFDVIVADVRMPGFSGLDLLRHIKSRKIGTPVILLSGYSALQEAIEGMHLGAFDYLIKPVDIEQLMEKMREAVENKSSGG from the coding sequence ATGGAACCGTTTCACGTACTGCTTGTGGATGATGAAAAAGAATTTGCGACCACCCTGTCTGAAAGACTGGAAATTCGAGGCCTTAAGGTGAGTGTGGCCTTCAACGGAAACGATGCCCTACGATGGATGGAAGAAAAACGGTTTGACGTCATTGTGGCGGACGTGCGCATGCCCGGCTTCAGCGGTTTGGATCTCCTGAGGCACATCAAGTCCCGGAAAATAGGAACGCCGGTGATTCTCCTTTCAGGATACAGCGCCCTGCAAGAAGCCATCGAAGGCATGCATCTGGGCGCTTTCGATTATCTGATAAAGCCCGTGGACATCGAACAGCTCATGGAAAAGATGCGGGAGGCCGTCGAGAACAAAAGTTCGGGGGGATGA
- a CDS encoding response regulator translates to MKGTVLVVALEEDFRSGIKVHLQKRGYRVLGAADQAEAVGLLDLSDVDVVVWHCFSGDRCGWILMDHVRTLSPAPPVILLVPKGQVQHGIEGMKRGAFDDLLIPFAWENLEETVEAAIKAGRKAVKNRKSLRPWEKDSTAAEVPSGTGGFQTVEEQEKGQDQRGK, encoded by the coding sequence ATGAAGGGTACTGTTTTGGTGGTGGCATTGGAGGAAGATTTTCGCTCGGGCATCAAAGTGCACCTGCAAAAAAGGGGCTACCGTGTTCTAGGGGCGGCGGATCAGGCTGAAGCGGTGGGTCTGTTGGATCTCTCGGATGTGGATGTGGTGGTCTGGCATTGTTTTTCCGGTGACAGGTGCGGCTGGATTCTCATGGATCATGTGCGCACTTTGTCACCGGCTCCGCCTGTGATCCTTTTGGTTCCCAAGGGGCAGGTCCAGCACGGGATTGAAGGGATGAAGCGAGGTGCTTTTGATGACCTTCTCATTCCTTTTGCATGGGAAAATCTGGAAGAAACGGTTGAGGCGGCCATTAAGGCGGGGCGCAAGGCAGTTAAGAACAGAAAATCTTTGCGCCCTTGGGAGAAGGACTCGACGGCAGCCGAGGTTCCTTCCGGCACCGGCGGGTTTCAAACCGTGGAAGAACAAGAAAAAGGTCAAGACCAAAGAGGGAAGTGA
- a CDS encoding response regulator — MKAHVMVVDDEVEFVDVLSERLEARDFIVHKAYNGEEALRQLDEHKVDVVILDVLMPGKSGIETLHEIKHKQPLVEVIMLTGHATVETAIEGMKLGAYDYLMKPMETPELVAKINAALARKREHEERIRRAEINEIVKRRGW, encoded by the coding sequence ATGAAAGCGCATGTGATGGTCGTGGACGACGAGGTGGAATTTGTGGATGTTTTGTCTGAGCGTTTGGAGGCTCGGGACTTTATTGTCCATAAGGCCTACAACGGAGAGGAGGCTCTCCGGCAGCTGGACGAGCACAAAGTGGACGTGGTCATCTTGGACGTGCTCATGCCCGGCAAATCCGGCATTGAGACACTTCACGAGATTAAGCACAAGCAGCCCCTCGTAGAAGTGATCATGCTGACAGGGCATGCCACCGTGGAGACGGCCATTGAGGGGATGAAATTAGGGGCTTACGACTACCTCATGAAGCCGATGGAGACTCCGGAGCTTGTGGCAAAAATCAACGCGGCATTGGCTCGAAAGCGCGAGCATGAAGAGCGCATTCGAAGAGCAGAGATCAACGAGATTGTGAAACGTCGAGGTTGGTAG
- a CDS encoding CBS domain-containing protein has product MSKDTVKDLMVPIEEYGTVSEDATLYEAVLALEEAQKRPHFREYKHRAVLVCNASGKVVGKVSQLDVLRALEPKFKKFGDVGLLGRFGLGPDVVRIITKELSLLENPLDDLCKKAARIRVKDMMHSPTQGEIVEETASLNEAIRQLVLGPHQSLLVKRGEAIVGILRLTDVYVEISQRIKACEL; this is encoded by the coding sequence GTGAGTAAGGATACGGTTAAGGATCTCATGGTCCCTATCGAGGAATACGGCACGGTATCCGAGGACGCCACACTTTACGAAGCGGTGCTGGCTTTGGAGGAGGCTCAAAAGAGGCCCCACTTTCGGGAGTACAAGCATCGAGCCGTGTTGGTGTGCAATGCTTCGGGCAAGGTGGTGGGAAAAGTGAGTCAGTTGGATGTGCTTCGAGCTTTGGAGCCAAAATTCAAGAAGTTCGGGGATGTGGGGCTTTTGGGGCGCTTCGGACTGGGGCCTGATGTGGTCAGGATCATCACCAAGGAACTTTCTTTGCTGGAAAACCCATTGGATGATCTGTGCAAGAAAGCGGCACGCATTCGCGTCAAAGACATGATGCACAGTCCTACCCAGGGGGAGATTGTGGAAGAGACGGCCAGCTTAAACGAGGCGATACGCCAATTGGTTCTTGGGCCGCATCAGTCTCTTTTGGTGAAGCGCGGGGAGGCAATCGTGGGCATCTTGCGCTTAACTGACGTCTATGTGGAAATCAGTCAACGGATCAAGGCCTGTGAACTTTAA
- a CDS encoding SLC13 family permease, which produces MSMHDVAVALENRINWKRLCLMLLGPFLFFIVYFSPPWADAVDPMGVHFPLSREAKGALAVFLWAGTWWVFEVVPIGVTSLLIGVLQTLFMVRPAKSAFKDFMDPSVLFIFGSVVIGLVFTKTGLARRLAYKMLVIVGEKTNNILLGSYVLTAALTHIMAHTAVAATMFPLLMSIHSLYGEDNGRTKFGKALFMGMAYVAGAGSVITLLGAARGAVAIGFFNEITQKNVGFFELTYYMFPIGWLMVFLLWGFFIVLCPPEKKVIPGLREKAKVLASQQGPMTKNEILALIIVASVILLMSLQSFIPALKDLNKTAIILCSTILFFVTGILDIKDLEEISWNVILLFAGAMSIGFCLWETGAAKWLAVNWLTLFQKANWFVFVISMAFFVLVMTNFIMNVAAIAISLPVALVIAPYLGVAGEVVFFSSLVTAGMPFLLLVGAAPNAIAYESKQFTAGEFFGYGIPASILLMVVLGLFVAFIWPVMGMPVTLKG; this is translated from the coding sequence ATGAGCATGCATGATGTGGCCGTTGCCTTGGAAAATCGTATAAACTGGAAGCGACTTTGTCTTATGCTGCTAGGTCCTTTCTTGTTTTTTATCGTTTACTTCTCTCCCCCATGGGCCGACGCCGTCGATCCCATGGGAGTGCATTTTCCTCTGTCCCGGGAAGCCAAGGGGGCGTTGGCCGTATTCCTGTGGGCAGGCACTTGGTGGGTCTTTGAGGTTGTCCCCATTGGCGTTACCAGCTTGCTTATCGGTGTTCTTCAAACTCTTTTCATGGTGCGGCCGGCCAAAAGCGCCTTTAAAGATTTTATGGACCCTTCCGTGCTCTTTATCTTCGGTTCGGTGGTGATCGGTTTGGTGTTCACAAAGACCGGCCTTGCCAGGCGGCTTGCCTATAAGATGCTCGTCATTGTAGGAGAAAAAACCAACAACATTCTTCTGGGCTCTTATGTCTTGACGGCGGCGCTGACCCACATCATGGCCCATACAGCTGTGGCTGCCACAATGTTTCCACTTCTGATGTCCATTCATTCCTTATACGGAGAAGACAACGGCCGGACGAAGTTTGGCAAGGCCTTGTTCATGGGCATGGCCTATGTGGCGGGGGCTGGAAGCGTTATTACGTTGCTGGGTGCGGCCAGAGGTGCTGTGGCCATCGGTTTTTTCAATGAGATCACACAGAAAAATGTGGGATTTTTTGAGCTCACCTACTACATGTTCCCCATTGGTTGGTTGATGGTCTTTCTGCTTTGGGGATTTTTCATTGTGCTGTGCCCTCCGGAGAAAAAGGTGATTCCAGGGCTCAGGGAAAAAGCCAAGGTTTTAGCCTCCCAACAAGGTCCCATGACCAAAAATGAAATTTTAGCCTTGATCATTGTGGCCTCCGTGATTCTTTTGATGAGCCTGCAGTCCTTCATTCCTGCATTGAAAGACTTGAACAAGACGGCCATCATTCTTTGTTCCACTATTTTGTTTTTCGTTACCGGCATCTTGGACATCAAGGATCTTGAAGAGATCTCGTGGAACGTGATTCTTCTCTTTGCCGGGGCCATGAGCATCGGTTTTTGCCTCTGGGAAACCGGTGCGGCCAAGTGGCTTGCTGTCAATTGGCTCACCCTGTTTCAAAAGGCAAATTGGTTTGTCTTCGTCATCAGTATGGCTTTCTTTGTGTTGGTGATGACCAATTTCATCATGAACGTGGCCGCCATCGCCATCTCGCTTCCTGTGGCTCTGGTGATCGCTCCGTATCTTGGCGTGGCAGGCGAAGTGGTCTTCTTTTCCTCCTTGGTCACAGCCGGCATGCCATTCCTTCTTTTAGTGGGTGCGGCCCCTAATGCCATCGCCTATGAGTCCAAGCAGTTCACCGCTGGTGAGTTCTTTGGTTATGGGATCCCGGCAAGTATCCTGCTCATGGTGGTGTTAGGTCTTTTTGTAGCATTTATTTGGCCCGTCATGGGCATGCCCGTGACTCTTAAGGGCTGA
- a CDS encoding ATP-binding protein, translated as MPRLPSLTLRSRIFILLVALMGVNCAGALMTIWTTSQTLEMSESVVKRDLQALLAAEKLNSALVMQKGYVTYYYLTGDKQWLTRLREHQRAFHHWLEVAQERTRMDEGRRILDEIGKAYERFETARDQVIQLYKDGRKEEGARQHWTVRDQFHGIYELTEKFKSLQEAQIDRHQQLSERKARSLTTLAWVALPLVLLMGIGLAVVLWGQILEPIRRLAFVQEKEGLSVPEEEARDEVKALSRRMHSLLEDVDRAHEELEESREHLIQSEKLAMVGKLAASVAHSIRNPLTSVKMRLFSLERSLNLTPMQREDFEVISEEIGHIDTIVANFLEFSRPPKLRMQPMSLSDVVDTTLQLLKHRLESYGVRIEVDRKGRLPLAMLDPDQMKEVLVNLILNACEAMGEGGQIRIVEESGMIGDQGFVVLVRIKDNGPGIPEEIKDKIFEPFFSTKEEGSGLGLAIARRILQDHKGWIHVHSKVGQGTTFVVGLPCEERGLWLRS; from the coding sequence ATGCCTAGGCTTCCCTCTTTGACCCTGAGATCTCGAATCTTTATCCTTCTTGTCGCCTTGATGGGTGTCAACTGCGCTGGAGCGCTGATGACCATCTGGACAACGTCCCAGACTTTGGAGATGTCCGAATCCGTGGTAAAAAGAGATCTTCAGGCGCTTCTTGCGGCGGAAAAATTGAACAGCGCCTTGGTAATGCAGAAAGGTTACGTCACCTATTATTATCTGACGGGTGACAAACAATGGTTGACGCGGCTGAGGGAACATCAGAGGGCGTTTCATCACTGGTTGGAAGTGGCCCAAGAGCGCACACGGATGGATGAAGGCCGGCGCATTCTGGATGAGATCGGCAAGGCTTATGAGCGCTTTGAAACGGCCAGGGATCAGGTCATTCAACTCTACAAGGATGGACGCAAGGAGGAGGGAGCCCGACAGCACTGGACGGTGCGGGATCAGTTTCACGGCATCTATGAGCTCACCGAGAAGTTCAAAAGCCTGCAGGAGGCTCAAATCGACCGTCACCAGCAGTTGTCTGAACGTAAAGCTCGAAGCCTGACCACGCTGGCTTGGGTGGCTTTGCCTTTGGTCCTGCTCATGGGCATCGGATTGGCTGTGGTTCTATGGGGCCAGATTCTGGAACCCATTCGGCGTTTGGCTTTTGTTCAGGAAAAGGAAGGTCTTTCGGTTCCGGAGGAAGAGGCTCGAGACGAAGTGAAAGCCCTGAGTCGGCGCATGCACAGTTTGCTGGAGGATGTGGACCGGGCCCATGAGGAATTGGAGGAAAGTCGGGAACATTTGATACAGTCAGAAAAACTGGCCATGGTAGGAAAGCTTGCCGCCAGTGTGGCCCACAGTATTCGCAATCCTCTCACCTCCGTGAAAATGCGCCTTTTCTCCCTGGAAAGGAGCCTCAATTTGACTCCAATGCAACGCGAAGACTTTGAAGTGATTTCGGAAGAAATCGGCCATATCGACACCATTGTGGCCAATTTTTTGGAATTCAGCCGCCCGCCGAAACTCAGGATGCAGCCCATGAGCCTTTCCGACGTAGTGGATACGACTCTACAACTTCTCAAACATCGATTGGAATCTTACGGCGTGCGCATCGAGGTGGATCGAAAAGGAAGGCTTCCTTTGGCCATGCTGGATCCTGACCAGATGAAGGAGGTTTTGGTGAACCTGATCTTGAATGCCTGCGAAGCCATGGGAGAAGGTGGGCAGATACGCATTGTCGAAGAGTCCGGCATGATAGGGGATCAGGGGTTTGTGGTTCTTGTGCGCATAAAAGACAATGGACCCGGTATACCGGAGGAAATCAAGGACAAGATCTTTGAGCCTTTCTTCAGCACCAAGGAAGAGGGATCCGGATTGGGGCTGGCCATTGCCAGAAGGATCCTTCAGGATCACAAGGGATGGATTCATGTCCATTCCAAGGTAGGGCAGGGGACCACTTTCGTGGTCGGGCTGCCCTGCGAGGAGCGGGGGCTGTGGCTGAGATCCTGA
- a CDS encoding sigma-54 dependent transcriptional regulator: MAEILIVDDDPQLRQSFGKILRAEGHEVRMAGSGEAGLAAVKERVPDLVVLDVRLPGMSGLETFKAMKAVDPKLPVIVMTAYGTTETAIEATKMGAFDYVLKPFDIPALLDLVSQAIKAGRFMRSKVALDAQPESPQEDALIGRSRAMQEVYKAIGRVAGTDATVLIRGESGTGKELVARAIYQHSHRSHGPFLVINCVAIPETLLESELFGYEKGAFTGAVTRRMGKVEQAHRGTLFLDEIGDMPISIQAKLLRLLQERSIERLGGKRPIAVDVRIIAATNRNLEDAVAEGRFRDDLFYRLNVVTLTLPPLRDRREDIPLLTEYFLSRCAAEMGVPNPGITQDALECLMAMDWPGNVRQLANVIRKALIFNRGFPLERADVQRVVGGESNGEESEKKAKDFDETASVLDQWILQHLGKDVSERLFDSLVDDFSARVIRVALEVTKGNRTHAAKLLGISRPTLLARMEKYGIRVEATVAS, from the coding sequence GTGGCTGAGATCCTGATTGTGGATGATGACCCGCAGCTGCGGCAAAGTTTTGGAAAGATTTTACGAGCCGAAGGCCATGAGGTGCGCATGGCCGGATCAGGGGAAGCAGGTCTGGCCGCCGTCAAGGAACGTGTGCCGGATCTGGTGGTCTTAGATGTGCGTCTGCCCGGCATGTCGGGTCTGGAAACCTTTAAGGCCATGAAAGCGGTGGACCCCAAATTGCCCGTAATCGTCATGACCGCTTACGGCACCACGGAAACGGCTATCGAAGCCACCAAAATGGGCGCTTTTGATTACGTCCTGAAGCCCTTTGACATTCCCGCCTTGCTGGACTTGGTTTCGCAAGCCATCAAAGCAGGTCGGTTCATGCGCAGCAAGGTGGCTTTGGACGCTCAGCCTGAATCGCCGCAAGAAGACGCTCTCATCGGCCGAAGCCGAGCCATGCAGGAAGTCTACAAAGCCATCGGGCGTGTGGCAGGAACCGATGCCACCGTGCTCATCCGTGGAGAATCGGGGACGGGCAAGGAGTTGGTGGCTCGAGCCATCTACCAGCACAGCCATCGATCCCATGGGCCTTTTTTGGTCATCAACTGTGTGGCCATTCCTGAAACGCTTCTTGAAAGCGAACTTTTCGGATACGAAAAAGGGGCCTTTACCGGCGCGGTCACTCGCCGAATGGGCAAGGTGGAACAAGCTCATCGAGGCACCTTGTTTTTGGACGAAATCGGCGACATGCCGATAAGCATTCAGGCTAAGCTTTTGAGGCTGCTTCAGGAACGCAGCATTGAAAGGTTAGGGGGCAAACGTCCCATCGCCGTGGATGTCCGCATTATCGCGGCCACCAACCGAAACCTGGAAGATGCGGTGGCTGAAGGGCGCTTTCGTGACGATCTTTTTTACCGACTCAATGTGGTGACCTTGACCCTGCCTCCTTTGCGTGACCGAAGGGAGGATATTCCTCTTCTGACAGAGTATTTCCTCAGCCGTTGCGCCGCCGAGATGGGGGTTCCTAATCCCGGGATCACCCAAGACGCCCTGGAATGTTTGATGGCCATGGACTGGCCGGGCAATGTTCGTCAGTTGGCCAACGTCATTCGCAAGGCTCTTATTTTCAATCGAGGTTTTCCTCTGGAACGTGCCGATGTTCAGCGTGTGGTGGGTGGGGAATCCAACGGGGAGGAGTCGGAAAAAAAGGCCAAAGATTTCGATGAAACGGCTTCCGTGCTGGATCAATGGATTCTTCAACACTTGGGAAAGGATGTTTCCGAAAGGCTTTTCGATTCTCTTGTCGATGATTTCAGCGCCCGAGTCATTCGGGTAGCTTTGGAAGTGACCAAAGGAAACCGAACCCATGCTGCCAAACTTTTGGGCATTTCTCGGCCGACCCTCTTGGCGCGCATGGAAAAATACGGCATTCGGGTCGAAGCCACCGTGGCGTCCTAA
- a CDS encoding PAS domain S-box protein, producing MQRPGVELKDQWKRVEADPSYRNLVEHLPAVVYCETQSENGRCLYISPQLERIFTASRGSNEDDFWHACVHPEDREKVLAERRRALEKAEPLCCEYRLVTSDGQVRWVLDQASVVHAKNGTRELHGMLQDITERKALEQALSARDTILQAVAYAAEYFLLHSRTEVPLEKVLGRLGEAAQVSRVYIFENHRASNGTLLTSQRYEWTAEGISSQKGNPDLENFPMVEADFGRWLEVFLKGEPIYGLVEDFPASERPVLEAQDILSLVAAPIFLDGTLWGFIGFDDCVTRRHWTTVEIDALKTAAHLVGAMLQKQHSEQILDQAARRLEEEVAAKTAELKEANARLHEELQRRHEAQAQLAESERRYRELYERSRDGYVRTDFQGVILECNRPFAVMLGYDDPSEIAGVACGDMTPPHRFDAMTRAMRRQLFDRGFSDKFEKQLIRKDGTLLDVEVRMYLHHGPDGTPDSIWTFVQDISDRKLAEQERLRAQKLESLGLLAGGIAHDFNNILTGILGHISLIKHALKNGAVVGDRLDHVEKACLRAQELTRQLLTFAKGGAPIKKTGSLQDLIRDCTEFSLRGTTSKSCFDLPEDLWLVDYDPAQISQVMQNLVINAHQAMPQGGTVAVKARNVFVEEGGDATLASGRYVAVCVEDQGIGIPEEHLDKIFDPYFTTKKEGSGLGLSTAYSIVKRHDGHMTVRSRVGQGTSVTFYLPASSTETDQAQAFMEEEPFRATGRVLVMDDDPLVRDVLSAMLQQLGLTSETTEEGAQAILCYKKALEAGKPFDAVILDLTVPGGVGGRDVIEKLRALDPQVRAVASSGYSNDPVMSQPQAYGFQAGIAKPYCMEDLQAVLRKVLPTSTVTKFLGNSKGS from the coding sequence ATGCAAAGGCCTGGGGTGGAGCTTAAAGACCAATGGAAAAGGGTCGAGGCCGATCCTTCTTATCGTAATCTTGTGGAGCATCTTCCGGCGGTGGTCTATTGTGAGACCCAAAGTGAAAACGGCCGTTGTCTTTACATCAGTCCGCAGCTGGAACGGATCTTCACCGCTTCTCGCGGGTCCAATGAGGATGATTTTTGGCATGCATGTGTGCATCCGGAAGACAGGGAAAAGGTCTTAGCCGAACGGCGTCGAGCTTTGGAAAAAGCCGAGCCCCTGTGCTGTGAATACCGTCTCGTCACTTCGGACGGTCAGGTTCGCTGGGTCTTGGACCAGGCGAGCGTCGTGCATGCCAAGAACGGCACGCGAGAGCTTCACGGCATGCTTCAAGATATTACCGAAAGAAAGGCTCTGGAACAGGCGCTATCCGCACGGGATACAATCCTTCAGGCTGTCGCCTATGCCGCCGAATACTTTCTTCTCCATTCACGAACCGAGGTTCCCCTGGAAAAAGTTCTGGGTCGACTGGGAGAAGCCGCTCAAGTGAGCCGGGTTTATATCTTTGAAAATCACCGCGCCTCGAACGGCACTTTGCTGACCAGCCAGCGTTATGAATGGACGGCTGAAGGAATTTCTTCGCAAAAAGGAAATCCCGACCTGGAAAATTTTCCTATGGTTGAAGCAGATTTTGGACGGTGGCTTGAGGTGTTCCTAAAAGGAGAACCCATTTACGGCCTTGTCGAGGATTTTCCTGCTTCCGAACGCCCTGTTCTTGAAGCTCAAGACATTCTTTCCCTGGTGGCGGCACCCATCTTTTTGGACGGAACCCTCTGGGGTTTCATCGGCTTTGACGATTGTGTCACACGCAGGCATTGGACCACCGTGGAAATCGACGCCCTGAAGACGGCGGCACATCTGGTAGGGGCCATGCTTCAGAAACAGCATTCCGAGCAAATCCTGGATCAGGCTGCCCGGCGCTTGGAAGAAGAAGTGGCCGCAAAAACAGCCGAACTTAAGGAAGCTAACGCTCGGCTGCACGAAGAGCTTCAGCGACGTCATGAGGCTCAAGCTCAGCTGGCGGAATCGGAGCGGCGCTACCGGGAGCTGTATGAGCGAAGCCGAGACGGGTACGTTCGCACGGATTTTCAAGGTGTCATTTTAGAATGTAACCGGCCTTTTGCTGTCATGTTGGGTTACGACGATCCTAGTGAAATCGCGGGGGTGGCTTGCGGGGACATGACCCCACCTCATCGGTTTGATGCTATGACGCGAGCCATGCGTCGACAACTCTTTGATCGAGGGTTTTCGGACAAATTTGAAAAGCAGCTGATTCGAAAGGACGGTACCCTCTTGGACGTGGAAGTCCGCATGTATCTTCATCATGGTCCCGACGGCACCCCGGATTCCATCTGGACTTTTGTTCAAGATATAAGTGATCGAAAACTTGCGGAGCAGGAGCGGCTTCGAGCGCAAAAGTTGGAATCACTAGGGCTTCTTGCGGGAGGAATCGCCCATGATTTCAACAATATTCTTACTGGCATTTTGGGGCATATTTCTCTTATCAAACACGCCTTAAAGAACGGAGCTGTCGTCGGTGATCGTCTGGATCACGTGGAAAAAGCTTGCCTCAGAGCCCAGGAACTCACCCGTCAGCTGCTCACTTTTGCAAAGGGTGGAGCTCCTATCAAGAAAACGGGCTCCTTGCAGGACCTCATTCGAGACTGCACGGAATTTTCCCTTCGGGGCACCACCTCCAAGTCCTGTTTTGATCTTCCCGAAGATTTGTGGCTTGTGGACTACGATCCCGCCCAAATCAGCCAAGTCATGCAAAATCTGGTCATTAACGCTCATCAGGCCATGCCTCAAGGAGGCACCGTGGCCGTCAAGGCCCGCAACGTTTTTGTGGAGGAAGGCGGTGATGCCACTCTGGCTTCCGGCCGCTATGTGGCCGTGTGCGTTGAGGATCAGGGTATCGGCATTCCCGAAGAGCATTTGGATAAGATCTTCGATCCCTATTTCACCACCAAAAAGGAAGGCAGCGGCTTAGGGCTTTCGACAGCTTATTCCATCGTCAAAAGACATGACGGCCACATGACCGTACGCTCCAGGGTCGGCCAGGGAACCAGCGTGACCTTTTACCTTCCGGCCTCCTCAACCGAGACCGACCAGGCTCAAGCTTTTATGGAGGAGGAACCTTTTCGAGCAACAGGGCGCGTTCTTGTCATGGATGATGATCCCCTCGTGCGGGATGTGCTCTCGGCCATGTTGCAACAACTGGGATTGACCAGTGAGACCACGGAGGAAGGGGCCCAGGCCATTTTGTGCTACAAAAAGGCTTTGGAAGCAGGAAAACCTTTCGACGCCGTCATCTTGGATCTGACAGTGCCTGGAGGTGTGGGCGGTCGGGACGTTATCGAAAAGTTGCGTGCCCTGGATCCTCAAGTGCGCGCCGTCGCCTCCAGCGGGTATTCCAACGACCCGGTCATGTCTCAACCCCAAGCCTATGGGTTTCAGGCCGGCATCGCCAAACCTTACTGCATGGAGGATCTGCAAGCGGTGCTGCGCAAGGTGCTGCCCACAAGCACCGTGACGAAGTTTCTTGGGAATTCTAAGGGCTCTTAA
- a CDS encoding cyclic nucleotide-binding domain-containing protein codes for MMSVDELKACRFFLVFGDAELEKIAQVTEKKKYTKGDVVYRNGDAAQKFFIVQKGLVSLREFQPGDAVGIAFETRGPGELFGVASLMPTKAYTLTALCQEDTELYEVNVKGLEEIIQWAPSIGYILMKEVAHIYFDRYRLCKRQLYQMVKTPTLITALPG; via the coding sequence ATGATGAGCGTCGATGAACTCAAGGCCTGCCGTTTCTTCTTGGTCTTCGGCGATGCCGAGCTGGAAAAGATCGCTCAGGTGACCGAAAAGAAAAAGTACACAAAAGGCGATGTGGTTTACCGAAACGGGGATGCCGCCCAAAAATTTTTCATTGTCCAAAAAGGCCTTGTGAGCCTTCGGGAATTCCAGCCCGGGGATGCCGTCGGCATCGCCTTTGAAACACGGGGTCCCGGAGAACTTTTTGGAGTAGCCTCCCTCATGCCCACCAAAGCCTACACCCTTACGGCCCTATGTCAGGAGGACACCGAACTCTACGAAGTGAATGTCAAGGGTCTCGAAGAAATCATTCAATGGGCGCCATCCATCGGCTACATTCTCATGAAGGAAGTGGCTCATATCTATTTTGACAGATATCGACTGTGCAAACGTCAACTGTATCAAATGGTCAAGACACCGACCTTGATTACCGCTCTGCCGGGGTAG